The following nucleotide sequence is from Streptobacillus canis.
ATATCATTTGATTATTCTCAAATTGAACTTAGGGTTCTTGCTGAAATATCAAAAGATGAAAACTTAATTAATGCATATAAATATAATTTAGATTTACATGAATTAACAGCAAGAAAAATATTTATGTTAAAAGATGATGAAAAAGTAAATAAAATGCAAAGAAATATAGCTAAAGTAATTAATTTCTCAGTACTATATGGTAAAACACCGTTTGGTTTATCTAAGGAATTAAAAATTACAGTAGCAGAGGCAAAACTATACATAGATACTTACTTTAAAGAGTATCCTAAAGTAAGAATATTACTTGATGAAATTATTGAAAAAGCTCAAAAAGACGGTTATGTAGAAACACTTTTTGGAACAAGAAGATATATATATGATATAAACTCATCTAATGTAAATGTAAAAGAACAGGCTAAGAGAATGGCGGTTAACACTGTTATTCAAGGAACAGCTGCAAACATAATTAAAAAAGTGATGCATAGAATTTACACTGAATTATGTAATGAGAATTTCAAAATGTTATTACAAGTTCATGATGAATTGATATTTGAAGCAAATGCTGATATAGACTATGCTGAGAAGATAAAAGATATTATGGAAAATACTATGAAATTTGAAAATGTAATATTAAAAGTAAATGGTAGTGAAGGGGAAAATTGGGCCCTTCTTAAATAGAGGTTAAAAAAGGTCGTTTTTTATATTTTCATTTGACAAAATAATTTGATACTTGTGTAATAAAACCTACGTAGAATTTGAAAAATATAGAGATTTTAAACATAATGGATATAGAATAGATACAAGTGTAGCTTATGATAAACAAGATCCAACTTCAAAAAGAAATTATCAAGGAATAAGTGCTTCATTTGGTTTTATGCCTGAATGGAAATATGAATTAAATGGTAAAAGTGATGTTACTTTTGGAGTAAGAACTAGTGCAGTGATTGGAGAAGTGTTTAGTAAGACTAAAAATGGATTAAGTCATGGAACTCATGGTTCAATAAACTTAACAGGGGTTGTAGATTATAATTTTGATTTAACTAAGGATGTAAGAGGATATGTAGGAATGGGTGCAGTTTTCTATATAAATTCTAAAAATATAAAAGATGAAGAAAAAAACTGATGAAGAAATGAAATCGTGTCCTATTCCCCCGCTTTCTTTATATGGGATGTATAACATAAATGGAGTACCTTATGTGGAAGATGTCATAGTTGAAGTAGATGATAAAAAATTTGAAGAATTGTACAAATCAGGTAAATGGATAGAAGATTTACCAGAAGTAACAGGTAAAGAAGAAACTGCAAAAGCAACAAACTTTGGATTTGGACCAATAATCAAAGCACATGTAGGAGTAAAAGTTAAAGATAAATGGTCTATTGGTGTATTTGGTGGATATGGAAATAAAGGAATAGCAGGATTAGAATTTGGATATAAATTTGATAGATAAAAATTGGAGTTGACTTGTTCAACTCCTTTTTATTTGGTATAATAAAATATACAAATAAATAAGGAGAGTATATGAATAAAAAATATTTAGTAATAATAATAACTGCATTAATGTTACTACCTTTAGGAATGAATATATTAAATAAAGATATTAGTAAATTTGATGTATTAATATTTTCTGCTTTAGTAATACTTTTAGGTATACTTAATATTACAAAACTTGAGATATTAAGTAAAAGTAATGTAGTTAAATTAAATCAATTAAACTACATAAGATATGCTTTAATGGCACAAGGTGTATTTATGGTGCTATTTTCTTTCTTCGTTTTAAAGAGATTAGATTTTAATGGATATATAGTATTTATTTTATCATATGCAGTAGATGGAGAACTTTATGCATATAACAAAGAATATTTTTATTATAAAAAAATAAAAATCTTTTTTGATAATATCAAGAGTGTAGAAGAAATACAAAAAGGGTTCTTTGCAGAATATTTTACAGTAACATTAAAAAATGATAGAAAAGTAAAAATAGGATCATTTAAAAGAGAAAAATTAGAAGAAATGCGTGAATTACTTAGAAAGAAAAGGTAAGAAAATGAAGAAAAAATTAGTGATATTTGATTTAGATGGGACCTTACTTAATTCAATTTATGCTATTGCAAATGCTACGAATAAAGCATTAGAATATTTTGGATTTAAAACTTATCCTGCGGTAGAATATAATAATTTTGTTGGTAACGGATTAAGAAAATTAGTTGAAATTATCATAGAAAAAGAAGGTTATGATAAGAGTGTAGATGAGATAATGGAAGTATTACTTGAAGTATATAATAGGGAATATGATTATAATTTAAAACCTTATGAAGGTATAGAAAAGTTGCTTGATCATTTAACTATAAATGAAATTCCATTTGCAGTAGTTACAAATAAGGATCAAGATTTAGCAGTGAAATCATGCATGATTCCTGAATTGAAACCATATAATTTCTATAAAATTATAGGTGTAGACCCTATGAAATTAGAAGAAAGAAAACCTTCAAATGTTAATGTTTTAAGACTAAGAGATGAATTAAGATTAAATAACGAAGATATCCTATTTGTAGGAGATATGATAGTAGATAAAGAAACAGCTGAGAATTCAAATGTTGACTTCATATATTGTAACTGGGGATTTGGTCAAGTAAAAGGTGAAGAAGGAATTGTAGAGAGCACTAGAGTAAATACTGTAGATGAAATAATAGAGAAATACCTATGATAAGAAAATTTTATGAATATTTTATTCGAAAAATAGATGAAGTAGAAATGGAAAATGCCATAAATATATTGAATTCTAAAGAAAGAAATATATTTATGTCTCAAAGTAAATATGATAAATTACATAGTTTAAATGTATATAAAGAGGTTAAGGATTTAGGATTACCTCAAATATATTTAAAACTTGCCTTACTTCATGATAATGGAAAAGATAGTGCTTTTTTTATGACAAGAACTCTTCATAAATTAGGTTTTAAAACAAGACTTAGAGAACATATGAGTATAGGAAGCATGAGATTGTTAGGAATAAATGATGAACTTGCAAATTTAATCTTAATACATCATGATGAAAATGTAGATGAAAATATGAAAAAATTTCAAGGAGTAGATGATGCTAATTGAGGTAGAAACAGATAGTTTAGAGAGAATAGATGTGTATTTATCTAAAATCTTAGATGAAACAAGAAGTAGAATACAAGATTTAATTAAAAGTGAAAATATATTAGTAAATGATAAGAAAACTAAGGCTTCATATAAGGTAAGTCAAGGTGATAAGATAACAGTTGATATACCTGAATTAAAGGAAGTTGATATTAAACCTCAAGACATAAATATTGATATAGTTTATGAAGATGAATATTTAGCTATAATTAATAAATATGCTGGTATGGTAGTACATCCATCTAAAGGGCATGAAGAAAATACTTTAGTTAATGCTGTGATGTATAAGATTAAGGATTTATCAGGTATAAATGGAGATTTAAGACCAGGTATAGTTCATAGATTAGATAAAAATACTTCTGGATTAATAATAATAGCTAAGGATGATAAAACACATTTTAAATTGACAGAAATGTTTAAGAATAAAGAAATAAAGAAAATATATTATGCCATAGTTAAGGGTAATATTAAGAAAAAAACTGGAAGAATAGAAACTATGATAGGAAGAAATCCTAATGATAGAAAGAAAATGGCTGTAGTTGATAATGGGAAAATTGCAATTACTAACTATGAAGTAATAGATAATAATGAAAACTTTTCTTTAGTAAAAGTTGGATTAGAAACTGGTAGAACTCATCAAATTAGAGTTCATCTTTCACATTTTTTCTTCCCTATATTAGGTGATGATGTTTATGGAAGAAAAGATGAATATGATAGACAGATGTTACATGCCTATTATTTAGAATTTATTCATCCAATAACAGGTAAAGAAATTAAGGTAATAGGTAAACTACATTCAGACTATATTAAAGCATTAAAAAATTGTAAATTAGAGTTTAGTGAATAGGACATAGGTCCTATTTTAAGTTAAGGAGACTAGGTGGATAGAAAATTAACAAAAGATGAAGAAAGAAGAAAAGAAATATTTGATAAAAAATGTGAAGAAATGATAAAAAGTGGTTATCAGAAAAAAATGTTACATTTAAGTAATGAAAAAGTTAATAGTGATGCTTTAAAAATGATGATACCTACGATAGTTTTAATAATATTAGCGTACATATTTTTAGGTGCTAAAAGTCCCGCAAAATATCAATTTAGTATTAATCCTTTTCTAATTTTGTTAATATATTTCATATTGATTGTAATACATGAATTAATACATGGAATATTTTTTGCAATTTTTGCTGAAAAAGGATTTAAAGATATATCATTCGGTATAGTTTGGAAACATTTAACACCATATTGTTCATGTGTGTCACCACTAAGGTTAAAAGAATATTTAATAGGTGCTTTAATGCCTTTAGTAATTTTAGGTATAATTCCTACATTACTTTCAGTAATACTTGGAAGATTTGATTTACTTTTTATAGGATTACCTATGGTAACTGGGGCCTTTGGAGATATATTGATAGTTAGAAATATTTTAAAAAATATAGATAAACAAAAAGAAATATTAATATTAGACCATCCTACTGAAATAGGTAGTGTGGCATTTGAGAAGGAGAAATAATGAAGAAAGTTTTAATTTTTCTGTTTCTTTCTATTGTTGGAACTATAGCATATATTAGAGAATCTGAAGTGGTGCCAGTCTTTAAAAATAGTGTGGAATACAGTTTTGATATAGATATGGAACTGGTAAAAAAGTCAATGAATTAATAGATAAAATTGATTTAGGAGAAATTGCAACTGAAAATAGAACGGAAGATGTAGATCAATTAACTGATGGTAAGTTTAAGACTAAACTGATATTTAATTTAAATGAAGATAAAACTATTGGAGAAGTTGAAAAATTCAATGATCCAACTGATGAAGAAATAAAGAGATTAGAAGACTAGTGAATGGACTAAGGATGTAGTTGAATTTAGAGGATTTGTTAATAATCCTGGTATGGGTGGATTTGTTTTTCCTGTCGAAGGTAATAGAGATATTTAATATTTTGCAGAACTATTAATTTGACTATAATTGTAACTTAAGTAAGGTGAATTGTTTAGGTGAAAATTCATATTTAAAAGAATATTTTGAAATGTTCTGGAAGGAAAATTTTCCTGAAAAATGGTATGATAACGAAGGAAAGAAAAAATCAAGTTTTAAAAAATTCTATAACTTAAATAAAGATGTCTTTGTTACTTCGTATGCAGCTAATAATCTTTTTGAAGATTTTGCAGAAACTTTTGCATTTTTTGTGTTAAATAAATTTCCTCAAGAAGACAGTATAAAATCATCTAAAATAAAATATTTTTATTCTAAACCAGAATTACTTAAATTAAAGGCAGAAATACTAGAAAATATTATGAAATAAAGAAGGAAAATCTAAAGGACACTATTAAGGTGTCTTTTTGCTTTTTTTAATAGATAAATTGTTTAAGATGTATGATTTTATCTAGAAATTTGCGACAAAATATGATAAAATAATATGATAGGAAAAAACTGGAGGCAAAAATGGAAAGTAAAATATTTGAATATGTTTCTAAAGAGCTAAATATAAGCTTAAAACAGACTGAAGAAACTATGAAACTATATGATGATGGGGCAACTATTCCCTTTATATCTAGATATAGAAAAGAAGTAACTGGAAATCTAGATGAAGAACAAATTAGAGATCTAGTAGAAAAAATTACTTATTACAGAAATTTAGAAAAGAGAAAAGAGGAAGTAATAAGATTAATTGAAGAACAAGGTGCACTAACACCAGAACTTGAAAAATCTATTAATGAGGCTATGGTTTTACAAAGAGTAGAAGACTTATATATGCCATATAAGAAAAAGAAAAAAACTAAAGCTGATATTGCAATAGAAAATGGTTTAGAGCCTTTAGCTATTTTTGCAAAAGAAGAAAAAGTAACTATGGATGCTTTAAGAGAAGAAGCAAACAAATATATTAATGAAAATGTTGCAGATATTGATGCAGCGTTAGAAGGTGTGCATTTAATACATGCACAAAAATTATCAGAAGAAATTGCTAATAGAGAATTTTTAAGAAAATTAGTAGCTGAAAAATCATTAGTTGTTTCAAAATTAATTGAAAAAAATAAAGATTTAGATG
It contains:
- a CDS encoding HAD family hydrolase, which encodes MKKKLVIFDLDGTLLNSIYAIANATNKALEYFGFKTYPAVEYNNFVGNGLRKLVEIIIEKEGYDKSVDEIMEVLLEVYNREYDYNLKPYEGIEKLLDHLTINEIPFAVVTNKDQDLAVKSCMIPELKPYNFYKIIGVDPMKLEERKPSNVNVLRLRDELRLNNEDILFVGDMIVDKETAENSNVDFIYCNWGFGQVKGEEGIVESTRVNTVDEIIEKYL
- a CDS encoding phosphohydrolase, whose protein sequence is MIRKFYEYFIRKIDEVEMENAINILNSKERNIFMSQSKYDKLHSLNVYKEVKDLGLPQIYLKLALLHDNGKDSAFFMTRTLHKLGFKTRLREHMSIGSMRLLGINDELANLILIHHDENVDENMKKFQGVDDAN
- a CDS encoding RluA family pseudouridine synthase, translating into MMLIEVETDSLERIDVYLSKILDETRSRIQDLIKSENILVNDKKTKASYKVSQGDKITVDIPELKEVDIKPQDINIDIVYEDEYLAIINKYAGMVVHPSKGHEENTLVNAVMYKIKDLSGINGDLRPGIVHRLDKNTSGLIIIAKDDKTHFKLTEMFKNKEIKKIYYAIVKGNIKKKTGRIETMIGRNPNDRKKMAVVDNGKIAITNYEVIDNNENFSLVKVGLETGRTHQIRVHLSHFFFPILGDDVYGRKDEYDRQMLHAYYLEFIHPITGKEIKVIGKLHSDYIKALKNCKLEFSE
- a CDS encoding DUF3267 domain-containing protein, encoding MDRKLTKDEERRKEIFDKKCEEMIKSGYQKKMLHLSNEKVNSDALKMMIPTIVLIILAYIFLGAKSPAKYQFSINPFLILLIYFILIVIHELIHGIFFAIFAEKGFKDISFGIVWKHLTPYCSCVSPLRLKEYLIGALMPLVILGIIPTLLSVILGRFDLLFIGLPMVTGAFGDILIVRNILKNIDKQKEILILDHPTEIGSVAFEKEK